A genomic stretch from Calonectris borealis chromosome 6, bCalBor7.hap1.2, whole genome shotgun sequence includes:
- the LOC142083819 gene encoding aryl hydrocarbon receptor-like — protein MYAGRKRRKPVPRAVRPGPAEGSTSNPSKRHRERLNRELERLAGLLPFPEEVVAGLDKLSVLRLSAGYLRAKSFFSVARKNHGAKEAERDGDCSNGPAPGSAAVPEGELLLQALNGFVLVVTSEGLIFYSSHTIQDYLGFHQTDVMHQSVFELIHIEDQQEFRRNLHWALNPPHASEGEPSAEGGKSLGSSAVAYKPDQLPPENSSFLERSFVCRFRCLLDNSSGFLALNLQGRLKFLHGQNKRSEDGSVLPPQLALFAISTPLQPPSILQIRTKNMIFRTKHKLDFTPLACDAKGKIVLGYTEAELRMCGTGYQFVHAADMLYCAENHVRMMKTGESGLTVFRLLTKENRWKWVQANARLVYKNGKPEYIIVTQRPLVDEEGGEHLRKRSMHLPFTFATGEALLYQSAYPLPGFPDPFQSKGKTSKSKKTSHSQGGCSQKDGIDPSSLLGAVMRQDKAVYVSHPAPAPNHSSSSFMDHLEDMSLLDAGGDAWSVGAAPGSSSGDSLKEELVDSQQEDPLLATLDSLSIKSDESCSNNELFSALEGLGLNAEDLELLLLDEKMVMVNMDPDRTPSLNNCPTSNEILSYIHTTLVNKHEGGQQVCPLPGTSLSPRGGTATYQAHVEDKDLQYLPQHVVQPSIAPGQHPAPLWEQPLHAVPGQLPPMLPEPDEEEEEPSDGSKWRPAGEEGLLNFLQPARVTPWDKAPGSPPGTPCPQEPPRARQLEGDFLAMHPAQEGARRSFSLPSQFQGRVGPPSQPKHRHLPMNGLCSHSPDSAPYLLPSSSPSPWQDYICPLLGSPAQPGFYGISQDLISQRQGCLSPGPGTPASRFNLNGLCSMETAGSGGSQEEIAPYSRFFPPSSYQLIPKKQPSPVLSMPQHPFPSSSAECFRSLGSPLETPMNSYGTYASTLSQESRHRPESSCVLPSAPVGLPGDCPVLGGSPAPPCQLQPRAEALPDHPHASSSDFCL, from the exons aTGTACGCGGGTCGCAAGCGGAGGAAGCCGGTGCCCCGGGC GGTGCGGCCGGGGCCGGCCGAAGGCAGCACCTCCAACCCCTCCAAGCGGCACCGGGAGCGGCTGAACCGGGAGCTGGAGCGGCTGGCCGGGCTGCTGCCCTTCCCCGAGGAGGTGGTGGCCGGGCTGGACAAGCTGTCGGTCCTGCGCCTCAGCGCCGGCTACCTCCGCGCCAAGAGCTTCTTCAGCG TTGCTCGAAAGAATCACGGTGCCAAAGAAGCGGAGAGGGATGGAGACTGCAGCAATGGACCAGCTCCGGGCTCGGCAGCGGTACCGGAGGGCGAGCTGCTCCTACAG GCACTCAACGGCTTCGTGCTGGTGGTGACGTCGGAAGGACTGATATTTTACTCCTCGCATACGATTCAGGACTACCTGGGATTTCATCAG ACAGATGTCATGCACCAGAGCGTCTTTGAGCTGATCCACATCGAGGACCAGCAGGAATTCAGGCGCAACCTCCACTGGGCGCTCAACCCACCCCACGCCTCCGAGGGTGAGCCTTCTGCAGAAG GGGGAAAGAGTCTCGGCTCTTCTGCTGTCGCCTACAAGCCGGATCAGCTGCCCCCAGAAAACTCCTCCTTTCTGGAAAGGAGCTTCGTGTGCCGCTTTCGCTGCCTCCTGGATAATTCCTCCGGTTTCCTG gcTTTAAACCTTCAAGGCAGGCTGAAATTCCTTCATGGGCAGAACAAGCGGTCTGAAGATGGGTCTGTACTGCCACCCCAGCTTGCTCTCTTCGCTATCTCCACCCCCTTGCAGCCCCCGTCCATCCTGCAGATCCGAACCAAGAACATGATCTTCAGAACGAAGCACAAGCTGGACTTCACCCCCTTGGCTTGCGATGCCAA GGGGAAGATCGTTTTGGGCTACACCGAGGCGGAGCTGCGGATGTGCGGCACCGGCTACCAGTTCGTCCATGCTGCCGACATGCTGTACTGTGCCGAGAACCACGTCAGGA TGATGAAGACGGGCGAGAGCGGCCTGACGGTCTTCCGCCTGCTGACGAAGGAGAACCGCTGGAAGTGGGTGCAGGCCAACGCGCGGCTCGTCTACAAGAACGGCAAGCCTGAGTACATCATTGTCACGCAGAGACCCCTCGT agatgaagaaggaggagagCACCTTCGGAAACGGTCCATGCATCTTCCCTTTACCTTTGCTACAGGAGAGGCGCTCTTATACCAAAGTGCTTACCCTCTCCCAGGCTTCCCTGACCCTTTCCAGAGCAAAGGGAAAACCAGCAAGTCCAAGAAGACCTCCCACAGCCAGGGAGGGTGCTCCCAGAAGGATGGCATTGACCCCAGTTCCCTGCTGGGCGCCGTGATGCGACAGGACAAGGCGGTGTACGTCTCCCATCCAGCTCCCGCACCTAACCACTCCAGCAGCAGTTTCATGGACCACCTTGAGGACATGTCCTTGCTGGATGCAGGAGGAGATGCCTGGAGTGTGGGCGCTGCTCCAGGTTCTTCAAGCGGGGACAGCCTCAAAGAGGAGCTGGTGGATTCGCAGCAGGAGGACCCTCTCTTGGCCACCCTGGACTCACTCTCAATTAAGAGTGACGAGAGCTGTTCCAACAACGAGCTGTTCAGTGCGCTGGAGGGCCTGGGGTTGAACGCCGAAGACCTGGAGCTCCTGCTACTGGATGAGAAAATGGTGATGGTCAATATGGACCCTGACCGCACCCCGTCCCTGAACAACTGCCCCACCAGCAACGAGATTCTCTCCTACATCCACACCACTCTGGTGAACAAGCACGAGGGAGGACAACAGGTCTGTCCCTTGCCAGGCACGTCCCTGAGCCCACGTGGAGGCACCGCTACGTACCAGGCCCACGTGGAGGACAAGGACTTGCAGTACCTGCCCCAGCACGTGGTGCAGCCCAGCATTGCCCCAGGCCAGCACCCTGCTCCGCTGTGGGAACAGCCCCTCCACGCCGTGCCAGGGCAGCTGCCCCCAATGCTGCCAGAGccggatgaggaggaggaagagccatCTGATGGCTCGAAGTGGAGGCCAGCTGGAGAGGAGGGTCTGCTCAACTTCCTCCAGCCGGCACGGGTCACCCCGTGGGACAAGGCACCCGGCTCACCCCCGGGAACCCCCTGCCCTCAGGAGCCACCCAGGGCTCGGCAGCTGGAGGGTGACTTCCTGGCCATGCATCCCGCCCAAGAGGGTGCTCGCCggtccttctccctgcccagccAGTTCCAGGGCCGCGTGGGACCACCCAGCCAGCCGAAACACCGTCACTTGCCGATGAATGGGTTGTGCAGCCACAGCCCTGATTCCGCTCCATAcctccttcccagcagcagccccagcccatgGCAGGACTATATTTGCCCGCTCCTGGGGTCCCCAGCTCAGCCTGGTTTTTACGGCATCAGCCAAGACTTGATCTCCCAGCGCCAGGGATGCTTGAGTCCAGGGCCTGGCACGCCAGCGTCACGCTTTAACCTGAACGGATTATGCAGCATGGAAACTGCgggcagtggggggtcccaggaagAGATAGCTCCATACTCcaggtttttccccccctcctcatACCAGCTTATTCCTAAGAAGCAGCCAAGCCCTGTTCTCTCCATGCCCCAGCACCCTTTTCCGAGCTCGTCTGCAGAGTGTTTCAGAAGCCTCGGCAGCCCGTTGGAGACTCCTATGAACTCCTATGGGACATACGCCTCCACCCTGAGCCAGGAGAGCAGGCACAGG CCCGAAAGCAGCTGTGTTTTGCCCAGCGCTCCCGTGGGACTCCCCGGAGActgcccggtgctgggggggagcccggctcccccctgccagctgcagccccGGGCAGAAGCACTGCCAGATCACCCTCACGCCTCCAGCAGCGACTTCTGTCTCTAG